TCGGGACACCGGACCCAGGGGAGGGGACGCTCGAGGCAGAAGCCGCCAGGGCCGGCGCCCGCATCGTGAGGCTGCCCAGCCTTTGTCGGAGCCCGCACGTCGGCCGCGACGCGCTGGCGTTGTGGAGGCTCCAGGCGATTTTCGCCGACTTCGAGCCGGACGTGGTGGCGACGCACACCTCGAAGGCCGGCGTCATCGGTCGGTTGGCCGCGCGTTGGGCCGGGACGCGGGTGGTCGTCCACACTCATCACGGCAAGGGCTTCGATGTGTTTCCGCGCGGTTGGCGACGGACTTCCGTGCTGGCTATCGAGCGTCGGCTTGCCGGTCTGAGCGACCACATCGTCGTCAGTCCCAGGCAGCGGGACGAACTGGTCGACCTGGGTGTCGTACCGGCGCGGCGGTCGCGGGTGATTCGGTACGGGATCGATCTGAAACCGTTTGTTGCGGCGCCGGCAGCGGGCCAGCCCCTGCGCCGTGAACTCGGTGTGCCGGATGACGCCTTGCTGGTGGCCGTCGTCGGCCGCGTGGTCGCGATCAAGGGGCAGGATGTATTCCTGCGGGCGTGCGCGCGGTTCGTCGGGCGATGCCCGAGCGCCCGGGTCGTCCTGGTCGGGGACGGTGCGTTTCGGCCCGAGTGCGAACGGCTGTCACGAGAACTCGGTCTGGCAGACCGGGTGTTCTTTCTCGGCTGGCGTCGTGACATCCCGGCGATCATGCACTCGGTCGATGTCGTGGCGCTCCCGACGGTGCGGGAGTTCGAGGGCACGCCGGTCGCGCTGATCGAGGCGCTCGCCGCCGCCCGCGCGGTCGTGGCGAGCGATGTGGGTGGTGTGGCCGATCTCGTCGAGCACGGTGTGACCGGCCTGCTCGTCCCGGCCGGCAGGCCCGAGGCGCTCGCCGCGGCCATCGAGCACCTGCTCGGCCACCCACGGGCGCGTACGGCGATGGGCGAGGCCGGACGCTGCCGCGCCAGCGAGTGGCATTCGCTCGAACACATGGTGAATGAAACCGAGCAGTACTATCGTGAGCTCCTGGAGGCAGCCGATTAGATGTCGATGATTGCCGTGACGGCCCTGGCGTTCGCGTTTGCCGTGTCGGTGGGGCTCACGGTCCTCGTGCGTTTCGTCGCGAGACGACGTGGGTTCGTGGCGCATCCGCGAGCCGACCGCTGGCACCGCCGCCCGACAGCGCTGCTCGGCGGCATCGCCATCGCGCTCGGATTCGCCGTGCCGGTCCTGTCGTTCGGGCAGATCCACGACGTCGGCCCGATTGTCGGCTTGTCGCTGCTCGTGGCCGGGCTGGGCCTCATCGACGATCTGTTTCGGCTCGGTCCGGGGACCAAGCTCGTGTCCCAGACGGTCATCGCGGCCGCCGCCCTGTTCCTCGGGTATCGCCTCGGCTGGACCGGTTCGTTGACGGTGGACTCGCTCCTGACGGTGGTCTGGCTCGTCGGGTTGGCCAACGCGTTCAATCTCCTCGACAACATGGATGGTCTTGCCGCCGGCGTCGCGGCGATCGGCGCCGCGGGCTATCTCGTTCTCGCGGTCACGAGCGGCACGCCCGCGGACGTCGTGATGCTGAGCGCGCTCGTCGGTGCGACGCTCGGCTTCCTCGTGTTCAACGTCCACCCGGCGTCGATCTTCATGGGCGACACAGGGAGCCTGTTCCTCGGCTTCACGGTTGCGCTCCTCGCGACGAGACTGGGTCCGGGTCTCGGCGCGGGAGGCGCGTCGGCGATCATCGTGCCGGTGGCTGTGCTGTCCGTACCGATCTTCGACACGACGCTCGTCACCTTCATCCGCAGTCTGGCCGGCCGTCCCATTTCCGCCGGAGGGCGCGATCACTCGTCACACCGGCTCGTGGCCCTCGGTCTGCCGGAACAGAGAGCCGTGCTCGTGCTCTATGGCTGCGCGGCCGCGGCGGCGGTCGCAGGACTGTCGGGGTTCTACCTCGACGTGACGCACGCCAACATCCTGCTGGGCCTCTTCACGGTCGGCCTGGCCTTCTTCGGCGTCGAACTGGCGCACGTGCGGGTCTACAACCCTGCGGATTTGGTGAACGGGCCGAGACACGGTGTGGTACTGGTCCTGAAGACATTCAACTCATCGCTGCACTTCCTCGACGTCCTGCTCGACATCTGCATCACGACGCTGGCCTACTACACGGCATATCGTGTCCGGTTCAGGGATCCCGCATTCGTCCTGTATTTCCCGCTCTTCCTTCACTCGCTGCCCCTCGTCGTGGCCACGACTGTCGCATCGCTCTGGGCGGTGGGGGCGTACCGCGGGCGGTGGCGGCACTTCGGTCTGCGTGACGCCGCCGTGCTGGTGAGGGGCACCGCCCTTGCCGCGTTCGCGTCGGTGACGGCCGTCTCGTACCTCTACCGGTTCGAGCGGTACTCGCGTGGCGTCTTCGTGATCTCCGCGGTGCTCACGCTGATCCTGCTGTCTGTCGGACGGGCGTCCTTCGCCTGGGTACACCGGCTCGCGCGCCGCGTCCGCCGCGCGAGGGAACGGGTCGTTCTGTACGGCGCCGGCGCAACGGGTGAGGCCGCGTTGCGGGAGGCGCGATCCGGCCGGGCGGCGCTCGACGTGGTCGGCGTGATGGACGACGCATCGGACGGTCGGGAACGACGCCTGCAGGGCGTTCGCATGTTGGGCGGGTTCGACGCGTTGATTGAGACCGTCGGGCGGCAGGGTGTGGATGGCGTGATCCTCGCCACGTCGCGGCTCGACGCCGCCAGGCTCGAGATTCTCTGCGCCGCGTGCGCCGAACGTGATGTTTTCCTGCTGAGATACCGGTCAGGTTTCGAGAGCATCCTGACCGATGGTCATGAGACCGGCCCGACCGGAAGAGAACCCGGCGAGAATTCCGACGAGGTGTCCGTTGGCGCTCCTTCGTGATTGGTCTGCGCGCGTGGCGCGCCTCGTGCTCGTGCTCTGGCTGTGGCCCAGTCCCGCCGTTGCCGCTGCTGTCGCGGAACCTGGCGCGCGCTCCGACGCGACCGCATCGGGCCGGCAGCGCCCGGACCTCGTGCTGATCCTGGTCGACGCCCTCCGGGCGGACCGTCTCTCTGTCTCCGGCTACGGCCGGCCGACCACGCCACGCCTCGATCGGCGGCGGTCGGAGCTGCGCTGGTTCACCGACGCGGTCACGCACGCGACGCACACCGTTCCATCTGTCGCCTCGCTCTTCGTGGGTGTTCCGCCCCGGCTCCACAAGATCCAGTGGGACCCCCGGACCAGGTCCTTTCCGCCGAACGGGCAGCATCCGCGGCTCGAGACGTCGCTCCCAACGCTGCCCGAGGTGCTGAGTGCCGCTGGCTACGACACGCGGGCCTTCGTGGGCAATCCCTGGATCACCGAGGAGAACCGCTTCAACCGCGGATTCGGGGTCTTCGAAGGCTGGCGTGCATGGGATCGGGACGGGACGAACGACGACAAGGCGATCCTCGAGACTGTCGCCTCAGTGCTCGAGGCGTCGTCCGAACGCCCTCGGTTCGTGTACGCCCACCTGATGAGCGTGCACAGTCCGTACGACAAGGGGCACCGCGAGCTGGTGCGCGAGATGGGCGTGGACCGCTTCGTGAACGGCCTGAGGGAGGCATCACCGCGTGATATCACCTTCATGAGCGATGTCTACGACTCCGATGTGCTCTACGTGGACGGCCTCGTGGGCGGGCTGCTCGACGCGCTCTCGGCTCGCGCCGGGTCACGTCCGGTGGCCGTGTGCGTGTTCGGCGACCATGGTGAGGAGTTCCACGAGCACGGAGGGTTCGGGCACAATACGACCCTCTTCCAGGAGCTCGTCCAGGTGCCCGTTCTCTTCTGGGGACCGGGCCTGGTGGACCGAACGGGGCCGTCGGACTACCCGTTCGAGCTCATCGACGTGCGGCGGATCTTCACCGCGCTGGCCGGCGTGTCGGACGACGCGGCCGTGGGGCTCGTCTCCTCCGTGCTGCCGGCGCCGCCGACCCCGGGCGAGCGGCTTCGCGCGATCGAGCTGGACGCGCAGAAGGCGCTCTATCTCCGGCCATGGAAGTACATCGTGACGCGGGAACCCTTCGAGGAGCGGCTCTACAACCTGGCGGTGGACGGGACGGAACGCGTGAACCGCGTCGTCGTGGACGCCGAGATGGCGGCGAAGCTTCGTACGATCGCTCAGCGCCTGTGGCCGGAACTTCCCTACCCGGCCGTCGATCCCGCCGCGCCGTCCCTGTTCGTGCGGCTGGCGTGCGTGTCCGGCGTGGTGAGCGTTGTGATCCTTCTGGTCCTCCTTCGTCGGCTCTAGCGCCGAACGGCCCGAAATCACTCGGGGAACGGTTGTCGGCCCCGGTTGCGTACATCCCGCCATCCATCGATCACACCCCGGATGAGCGCCCTGGCGAGAGACAGCCGGCCCTCGAGGCTCGCCCGCAAGACGCGGAACGACACGTCCGCGCACTCGTAGGCCAGGAACGCCGCGTAGACGGGTCGGCCGCGCTTGAACTTCCGCACGAATCGGTGACGGTTCCTGACGAAGTAGTACATCGCCAGAGGGGCGGCCGGGCCACCCGTCGCGCTGCTCTCACGATGGCGGACGACGGCGCCGGGTGCGATCCACAGTTCCCAGCCGGCGGCCCGGGCGCGGACGGCGAAATCCATGTCCTCGCAGTAGAGGAAATAGTCGTCGTCCAGGTACCCCACGTCCTCGACGGCCGACCGGGGCAACAGCAGGCAGGATCCACTCAGCGCATCCACGCGAACGTCGCCGGACGGTGGAGCGGTGTGCAACCGACCCGTTGTCCGTCCACGCCACCACGAAATCGACGGCCCGCAACCCCTGAACGTCGCCGCGGTGTCCTCCGGCACGAGTCGGGGACCGATCAAGGCCCGGGGATGGCGCTGGCTGGCGGCGAGGAGGGTCGCAATCGCCCCGGGCTCGACGAAGGCATCCGGATTCAGCAAGAGGATTGCGTCACACACGGCGTGTAGGCACCAGCGGATCCCCGCGTTGGCGCCGCCCGTGAAGCCGAGATTCTCGGCGTGCCTGATCAGCGTGACCTGCGGATATCGGGCCTCGATGGTGTCGGCGGAACCGTCAGTCGACGCATTGTCGACCACGACCACCGCCGTAGGCGGCGCGGTGGAACGGAGCAGCGAGTCGAGGCATGCGGTGATGTAGCGGAGTCCGTTGAAGTTGACGATGACGACGCTGGCGCGCGGTGTGGGTGCGGTCGGGAGCCGGCTCATTCGGCGGGCTATCGATCGGATTGGCCCCGCCGGGCGATGGCCTGGACGGCGAGCATCAGCGCCATCCGCGCGTACAGTACGGCGCCAGCCACCGGCAGCGAGACCATCCGGAAGCGCGCCGCACGGTGCTTGACGAAGTACCGGTAGGCGCTGCGATGGAACGCGCGGATGGACAGCCCTGGCGCGTGGCGGCGGCTACGGCCGATACCGTGCGTCACGACCGCGGACGGGAGGTACACAACGCGCCAGCCGGCTTCCTTCAGCCGCTTGCACAAGTCCGCGTCTTCCCAGTAGAGGAAGAACTGCTCGTCCATGCCGCCGATCGTCTCGAAGGCGTGCGCGTTGACCGCCATGCACGTGCCAGCCACCCAGTCGACGTCGATCGGGCCCGCCGTCGAGGCGTCGGCCAGCAGGTCGTGCCTCGACAGGGGATTGTCCGGCCAGATCCGTGTGATGAGTGACGTACGACCCGCCAGGCCGGTCAGCATCGTCGGGAAGCGGCGAGCGGACCGTTGCACGGTGCCGCCGGGGGTCTGCACGCGCGCCCCGACGACCGCGGTATCGGCGTGCATCTCCAGGTAGTCAACCATCTGCTGTACCGAGCCCGGCTGGATGACGGTGTCCGGATTGAGGATCAGCAGGTGCCGTCCCTTGGCGACCCGCGCCCCGGCGTTGACCCCGGCCGAAAACCCAGGGTTCCTGTCGGTTGCGAACAACCGGATACGAGGATAGCGGGCGCGGACACGTTCGAGGTCAGGCTCCGACGAAGCGTGATCGATGACGACCACCTCCGCCCCGAGCTTCCCGTCGCTCGTGAGCGACGCGAGGCAGGCTTCCAGTTCGGCGTACGACTTGTAGTTGACAATGACGATCGAGACCAGTGGCGCCCGGTCAGCCGCCGCGGGGCCTGGCGTCACCGTGTCACCCGCATTTCCGTCAATGAGCGCTCCGGTCGGTCCCATTCGTCTCCACTCGTCCTCGGCTGAATGATACTGGAGGCGTCGGACGGTCACAACGGTATAGGTGATGGCGCGGTTTCAGACGCCCACCGGAGCCGGTCAGGAGACGACCTGCCTGAGGACCAGATCGAGACTGCCGATCGCCACGTCGACCCGCAGCTTGATCGGGATCCGCCGTTCGTCGGCCGAGATCCACACCGTCATCCTGCCGCCGACCGGGTGCCCCTGCTCGTCGAGGACGGTGGGCGTCACCCGCAGGGCAGTGACCGTGCCTGCCGGCGTCGTCACCGGCTCCGCGGTTCCAATGCCGAACGTCACGCGGTAGGTGGTGCCGCCGTCACACACCGGCATGGTCAGCCGCGACTGCGGCGCGAGCGGAACCGATCGCAGGGCGTACACCGCCGACAGGGCATCCTGCGTGTGGCGCGGAATCGCCACGACGGACTTGACGTTCGTAGTCGTCTGCACTTCGTATTCGGCCCGGTGGCCCAGATGGTCGAACCGGGTGATCCGCAGGCGGTGCCGTGCGCCCTCCTGGCTGTAGATCGAGCCCCGCTGGGGGAGCAACGCGTAGCAGTCGAGCAGCGTGTCGGCCTTGTAGTAGAGCGAGTGGAGCCGGGCCAGCAAGCCGACCGGTCGGCCCTCGGCGACGATGTAGTACGCCATCGATCCGAACGATGCCCGCCTCTCCTTGACGACCATGGTCGCCTCGCCGGCGGTGAGGTGACCCGACCAGGAGATGTCGTAGGTCAGCCGTTCGCCGGCCCGGAACGGCACCTTCGTGTCGGTTCTCGCCGGTAGCGGCAGAGGCTTCCTGGCCGGCTGAGCGGAGGACGGACTCGACGCCGGCTTCCGCGGCCGTCGAGTCTGAGCCTCCAGCGCGGCGAGTCCCGTCGCGAGCGCCAGCACGACCACGAGCGTTCGAGCGAGTCCGCGCGGCGTCGCGTTCCTCATCCTAGCGTCCGATCACACCATCGAGCGGGCTGCTCGCCGAGGCGTACATCTTCCGCGGGATCCGCCCGGCCAGGTACGCGAGTCGCCCGGCGTGGACCGCCAGCTTCATCGCCTCGGCCATGGCGACCGGTTCGCTGGCACCGGCAATCGCCGTGTTCATCAGGACGCCGTCGGCCCCCAGTTCCATCGCGAGCGCGGCGTCGGAGGCTGTGCCCACTCCTGCATCGACGATGACCGGCACCTGTACTTGTTCGCGGATGATCCGGATGTTGTTGGTGTTCTGGATGCCGAGTCCCGATCCGATCGGTGCGCCCAATGGCATGACGGCGGCGGCGCCGGCATCCACCAGTTTCCGGCACACGACGACGTCGTCGCTGACGTACGGGAGGACGATGAAGCCGTCCTTGACGAGCGCGCGTGTGGCCTCCAGGAGGGCCTCGTTGTCCGGGTAGAGGGTGCGTTCGTCGCCGATGACCTCGAGCTTGATCCAGTTCGAGAGGCCCGCCTCGCGCGCAAGGTGCGCCGTGCGGATCGCGTCGGCGGCGGTGTAACAGCCTGCCGTGTTCGGCAACAGCGCGTATCTCTTCGGGTCGATGTGGTCGAGCAGCGACTCGCGACTTCGGTCGCTGACGTTCACGCGTCGCACGGCAACCGTGACCATGGACGTGCCCGACGCTTCGAGCGCCCGCACCATCACCGGATACGACGAGTACTTACCGCTGCCGAGAATCAGTCGCGAGGACAACGTCTTGTCGCCGATGACGAGCGTGTCGGACATGAGCTTAGTCTCCGGACGGGGCGGCGCCGCCGCCCACGAAGTTGACGATTTCCAGTTGGTCACCCTCGCGAACCTCGACCTCGTCGAAGGTGGCACGCTTGAGCACCTTGAGATTGTGCTCGACGGCCACGCGTCTCGAATCGATGCCGAGCCTGGCAAGGAGCGCGGCGACCGACAACGGACCGGGCGTCTCGAACGGTTCACCGTTGAGCAGGATCTTCACGAAGAGACCTCGCAAATAATCGAGCGTACTGCCCGTACCGCGCAAAATCAAGCGGACCGGGGTCAGCGGGCAAGGATCAGGTCCGGCGTCAGATCCGGCGGTCGGTCCGCAGGAAGTCCACGCCGACACCGAGCGCGCCGGTCATCTGCCGCACCTGCTCCGTGCCGTCGGTCACCAGGTGGGCCGGGAGGCGCGGGTGCGGAGCTGGCCGGCTCAGCGCGCGTTGAATCGCAGCCTCATAGTCCTCGACCGCGCACTCCATCGTGTGGTGCGCGCTCCAGTACTCGCGGGCCGCGTGGCCGAGATCGCGACGCAGACTGGCGTCTGCTGCCAGCCGGCTCATCGCGAGACGCAGGGATTCGTCTTCGTCCAGAAGGTCGATCGCCACGGACACGGGACTGGCGTCCGATGGGCTACCGCCCCGGCGAGGGCCTCGGGCCGGGTCCGAGAACGCCGCCGGTCGCGGTCTCCAGGTCCGAGGGTCGAGGCAAGGCACATCGCCAGTATGGGCGAGGGCCGTGGTCACCGTCGGCTTGCCAACCGCGATCGCCCGAATCCACGTGCCGGACAGCTCGCGGCTGGTCGGCCAGCGCAGACAGAGGCACACATCGGCGGCGAGCACGTACGGCGCGAGGTCCTCGTCGGCCACATAACCGGCGATCCGCACACGGTCGTGGACGCCGAGCGCGCGGGCCTCTCCTTCCGCATCGTAGTACCCGGTCGTCCCGCCGGCGAGCAGGAGGTACGCGTCCGTGCCGTCGGCCACCAGGCGCGCCAGCGCCTGCAGGCCGGAACGGATCCGTTTCTCGCGGGTGACCAGGCCGAAGGCCGCAAACAGGACGCTCCCCTCGGGGATTCGGTGGCGGCGCCGGACCTCGGTGGCCGCGCGGACCGCCGCCTCGGTGACCGGGTCGATCATCCCGTGCCGGATCGTGGACACCTCGACGCCGTGCTCGCGCGTCAACTCGGCCGCCAGACAGGGTGCGTGAACCGCGACGAGCCGTGCGCTGCGGGCCACGAGGCGCACCATCGGCCAGAAGTAGTAGATCGTGTCGGCGAGGTCCGTGATGACGAGTTGCGTGAGATCGACGTGCGCCTCCGGATGGTTCGCGAGGAACTCGGCCTGGTAGTCCGCCACCCTCCCGGAGGTCAGCAGTGTCCGTGCGCGGGAATGGTGCAGGTGCCCGTCGTGCAGCACGACCAGGCCCGGATGACGGAACAGGTGCGGCCACATGAAGTCGTGGCACGCCGCGTTGCCGAGTTGATAGACGACCAGGTCGTACGGCGCCCGGAAGTGCTTCCACGCGAAGTCGAACGCGGAGAACACCGGGGGATGCGCGTCGGCGCGCGGCGTTGGCGGCGGCATCGGTGTCGTGAAGACGTCGATCGCGAAGCGAGGCGTCAATAGGGGGAGCAGCTCGGCATTGTACGCCGCAATGCCCGAGCGAGTCGGCGGCAGTGGGGTGAACCACGCGATGCGCGGCATCCGGATATTGTAACCGGGCGGCCCGGCAGACACCGAGCGCCACACTTCCGCTCGTTGACTTGCCCCGGTGCGTCCGATAGGATTGACGAGATTCCTGCTCTTCGAAACGAATCGGATTGGACGGCGGCGGTCAGCGCCCCTTTGGGAAACCGTTCACATGCAGGGTTGGCTTTCGATCCTCCTGTTGATGCTGCTCGGCGCGGCCTTTGGCGCAGGCTCGATCGTGCTGTCGGGCGTGCTGGGCCCGCGCAAACCCTCGCCCGAGAAGCTCGCGCCCTACGAGTGCGGCATGCCTCCGGTGTCGGACGCCCGCGAGCGTCATCCGATCAAGTTCTACCTGATCGCGATGATCTTCCTGCTGTTCGACATCGAGGTCGCGTTCCTGTATCCCTGGGCCATGGCGCTCCGCGACCTGCGATGGCCCGGGCTGGTGCAGATTGTCGTGTTCTTTGCGATTCTGGTGGCCGGTTACGCCTACGTGTGGAAGAAGGGCGCGCTCAACTGGGACAAACCATAGAAGCGAATCCATGGCTCTCGACATCGACATCCCCGTCCTGACGACGACCGTCGAGAAGATGGTGAACTGGGCGCGCAAGTCGTCGATCTGGCCCGTCACCTTCGGCCTCGCGTGCTGCGCGATCGAGATGATGGCGATGAGCGCGTCGCGCTACGACATCGCCCGTTTCGGCGCCGAGGTGTTCCGCGGATCGCCCCGTCAATCGGACCTGATGATCGTCGCCGGCCGCCTCTCCCGAAAGATGGCCCCGGCCCTGCGCCGGATCTACGACCAGATGCCGGAGCCCAAGTGGGTGATCTCGATGGGCGCCTGCGCGTCGGTGGGGGGCGTCTTCGACAACTACGCGATCGTGCAGGGGGTCGATCAGATCGTGCCGGTGGACGTCTTCGTACCCGGCTGCCCGCCGCGGCCCGAGTCGCTGATCTACGGCATCATCCAGCTGCAGAAGAAGATCAGCGAGTCGAAGCTGATTGTGAAGGCGGGGTAACGACGTGGATGCTGCCTCGATCATCGCCAAGCTGCAGACGACGATGCCCGCCGTCGATTTCACGCCAGATCCCGCGACGGACCGGCCAACGGTCGTCGTGCCGCGCGAGCACCTCGTCGACACCTGCCGCGTGCTGCGCGATCAGCCGGTGTTCCTCTACGGCGTGCTCACCGATGTCACGGCCGTGGATCGGTGGCCCGCGGAGCCGCGCTTCGAAGTGGTGTACCACCTCCTCTCGGTCGATCGGACCTCCCTGCTCCGGCTGAAGGTGCGCGTCCCGGGGGAGGACGCGCACGTGCCGACGATCAAGGGCATCTGGGCGTCGGCCGGGTGGCTGGAACGCGAGGTGTGGGACCTGTTCGGCGTCGTCTTCGACGGCCACGACGACCTGCGCCGTCTGGTGATGCCCGAGGACTGGGACGGCCACCCCCTCCGCAAGGATTACCCGGTGCAGATCACGATGAAGCCCAAGGTCTACGAGCCGCTGCAGCTGACCGAGCAGGAGTTCCGAGCGAACATTGCCGCCGACCGGACCGTGCGCGGCGGCTCGAAGAAGACCGTATGACCGCGGGCGAGCGACACCGCGCGCTCGAGGCCATATTTGCCGAGACGGTGCGCCTTCACCAGGAGGTGCAGTCCGCGGGTCACGGGCCGATCCTGGCTGCGGCCGAGGCGCTCCGAACGGCGCTGGCAGGCGGACGGAAGGTGCTGGTGTGCGGCAACGGCGGCAGCGCGGCCGACGCACAGCACTTCGCCGCCGAGCTGGTGGGCCGGTTCGTCCGCGAGCGCGCGGCCTGGCCTGCGATGGCGCTCACGACAGACACCAGCACGCTGACCGCCATCGGCAACGACTACGGGTTCGACCGGGTCTTCGCACGGCAGGTGGAGGCGCACGGCCACCCCGGGGACTTGTTGCTGGGGATCTCGACGAGCGGCGGCTCACCGAACGTGATGGCCGCGGTGACCGTGGCGCGCACGCGCGGGTTGATGACGATTGGCCTGACCGGCGGCGATGGAGGCGCGCTCGGCCGCGCGGTGGACATCCACCTGAACGTGCCGACGGCCTCCGCGGCCCGCGCCCAGGAGGTGCACTGCACGATCCTGCATGTCCTGTGTGACCTCGTGGAGGCGGAACTGACGGGTGCCTGATCTGAGAACGTGGGTCTTCGATGCCTGAGCTGAGAACCGAGACGATGACCGTCAACATGGGGCCGCAGCACCCGAGCACGCACGGCGTGCTGCGGCTCGTGCTTCGCCTCGACGGCGAGACGGTCGTCGGGGCCGACACGACGGTCGGGTATCTGCACACCGGCATCGAGAAGACGACCGAGCAGAAGAAGTACCAGCAGGTGATTCCGCTCGTCGAGCGGATGGACTATCTCAGCGCGCATTCGAACAGCCTCGGCTTCGCGTTGTCGGTCGAGAAGCTCCTCGGCATCGAGCTGCCGGAGCGCGTGCAGTGGATCCGCGTGCTGCTCGCCGAGCTCCAGCGGTTGAACAGCCATCTCGTGTGGCTGGCCACGCACGCGATGGAGGTTGGCGCGGTGACGGTGATGTTGTACTGCTTCCGCGAGCGGGAGCTGTTCCTCAACATCAACGAGCTCATCGCCGGCTTCCGCATGTTCCCGAGCTACATCCGCGTGGGCGGCCTGCGCGAGGATCTGCCGAACGGTTTCCACGCCGCGGTGAGGGACGTCCTCGATCGGATGCCCGCCAAGCTGGTCGAGTACGAAGACCTGCTCACGCACAATCAGATCTACATCAAGCGAACACGAAACGTCGGCATCGTGCCGCACGACGATGCCGTGGCCCTGGGGCTGGTGGGTCCGATCGCGCGGGCGTCGGGCGTCCCGTACGACGTGCGCAAGGCGTTCCCGTATTCCGGCTACGAGACGTTCGACTTCGACGTGCCCATCGGCTCGAACGGCGACGTCTACGACCGTTACCTGGTGCGCATCGAGGAGATGTACCAGTCGATGAGGATCTGCCGGCAGGCGCTCGACCGGATCGCCCCGACCGGACCCTTTGCGGTCAACGACCCGCGGATTGCGCCGCCGCCGAAAGACCGGGTCTACACGGAGATGGAGGCGCTGATCCAACACTTCCTGCTCTATTCGCAGGGATTCGTCGTGCCGGCCGGCGAGGCGTACGTCCCGGTCGAGGGGCCGCGTGGCGAACACGGCTGCTACGTCGTGTCGGACGGCAGCAACCGTCCATGGCGCGTGAAGAT
This region of Vicinamibacterales bacterium genomic DNA includes:
- a CDS encoding glycosyltransferase; translation: MRVANVITRLNIGGASAPVISLAVGFRSRGHDSLLIVGTPDPGEGTLEAEAARAGARIVRLPSLCRSPHVGRDALALWRLQAIFADFEPDVVATHTSKAGVIGRLAARWAGTRVVVHTHHGKGFDVFPRGWRRTSVLAIERRLAGLSDHIVVSPRQRDELVDLGVVPARRSRVIRYGIDLKPFVAAPAAGQPLRRELGVPDDALLVAVVGRVVAIKGQDVFLRACARFVGRCPSARVVLVGDGAFRPECERLSRELGLADRVFFLGWRRDIPAIMHSVDVVALPTVREFEGTPVALIEALAAARAVVASDVGGVADLVEHGVTGLLVPAGRPEALAAAIEHLLGHPRARTAMGEAGRCRASEWHSLEHMVNETEQYYRELLEAAD
- a CDS encoding sulfatase yields the protein MALLRDWSARVARLVLVLWLWPSPAVAAAVAEPGARSDATASGRQRPDLVLILVDALRADRLSVSGYGRPTTPRLDRRRSELRWFTDAVTHATHTVPSVASLFVGVPPRLHKIQWDPRTRSFPPNGQHPRLETSLPTLPEVLSAAGYDTRAFVGNPWITEENRFNRGFGVFEGWRAWDRDGTNDDKAILETVASVLEASSERPRFVYAHLMSVHSPYDKGHRELVREMGVDRFVNGLREASPRDITFMSDVYDSDVLYVDGLVGGLLDALSARAGSRPVAVCVFGDHGEEFHEHGGFGHNTTLFQELVQVPVLFWGPGLVDRTGPSDYPFELIDVRRIFTALAGVSDDAAVGLVSSVLPAPPTPGERLRAIELDAQKALYLRPWKYIVTREPFEERLYNLAVDGTERVNRVVVDAEMAAKLRTIAQRLWPELPYPAVDPAAPSLFVRLACVSGVVSVVILLVLLRRL
- a CDS encoding glycosyltransferase family 2 protein; the protein is MSRLPTAPTPRASVVIVNFNGLRYITACLDSLLRSTAPPTAVVVVDNASTDGSADTIEARYPQVTLIRHAENLGFTGGANAGIRWCLHAVCDAILLLNPDAFVEPGAIATLLAASQRHPRALIGPRLVPEDTAATFRGCGPSISWWRGRTTGRLHTAPPSGDVRVDALSGSCLLLPRSAVEDVGYLDDDYFLYCEDMDFAVRARAAGWELWIAPGAVVRHRESSATGGPAAPLAMYYFVRNRHRFVRKFKRGRPVYAAFLAYECADVSFRVLRASLEGRLSLARALIRGVIDGWRDVRNRGRQPFPE
- a CDS encoding glycosyltransferase family 2 protein → MGPTGALIDGNAGDTVTPGPAAADRAPLVSIVIVNYKSYAELEACLASLTSDGKLGAEVVVIDHASSEPDLERVRARYPRIRLFATDRNPGFSAGVNAGARVAKGRHLLILNPDTVIQPGSVQQMVDYLEMHADTAVVGARVQTPGGTVQRSARRFPTMLTGLAGRTSLITRIWPDNPLSRHDLLADASTAGPIDVDWVAGTCMAVNAHAFETIGGMDEQFFLYWEDADLCKRLKEAGWRVVYLPSAVVTHGIGRSRRHAPGLSIRAFHRSAYRYFVKHRAARFRMVSLPVAGAVLYARMALMLAVQAIARRGQSDR
- a CDS encoding DUF3108 domain-containing protein yields the protein MRNATPRGLARTLVVVLALATGLAALEAQTRRPRKPASSPSSAQPARKPLPLPARTDTKVPFRAGERLTYDISWSGHLTAGEATMVVKERRASFGSMAYYIVAEGRPVGLLARLHSLYYKADTLLDCYALLPQRGSIYSQEGARHRLRITRFDHLGHRAEYEVQTTTNVKSVVAIPRHTQDALSAVYALRSVPLAPQSRLTMPVCDGGTTYRVTFGIGTAEPVTTPAGTVTALRVTPTVLDEQGHPVGGRMTVWISADERRIPIKLRVDVAIGSLDLVLRQVVS
- a CDS encoding thiazole synthase, whose protein sequence is MSDTLVIGDKTLSSRLILGSGKYSSYPVMVRALEASGTSMVTVAVRRVNVSDRSRESLLDHIDPKRYALLPNTAGCYTAADAIRTAHLAREAGLSNWIKLEVIGDERTLYPDNEALLEATRALVKDGFIVLPYVSDDVVVCRKLVDAGAAAVMPLGAPIGSGLGIQNTNNIRIIREQVQVPVIVDAGVGTASDAALAMELGADGVLMNTAIAGASEPVAMAEAMKLAVHAGRLAYLAGRIPRKMYASASSPLDGVIGR
- the thiS gene encoding sulfur carrier protein ThiS — its product is MKILLNGEPFETPGPLSVAALLARLGIDSRRVAVEHNLKVLKRATFDEVEVREGDQLEIVNFVGGGAAPSGD
- a CDS encoding glycosyltransferase family 4 protein, whose translation is MPRIAWFTPLPPTRSGIAAYNAELLPLLTPRFAIDVFTTPMPPPTPRADAHPPVFSAFDFAWKHFRAPYDLVVYQLGNAACHDFMWPHLFRHPGLVVLHDGHLHHSRARTLLTSGRVADYQAEFLANHPEAHVDLTQLVITDLADTIYYFWPMVRLVARSARLVAVHAPCLAAELTREHGVEVSTIRHGMIDPVTEAAVRAATEVRRRHRIPEGSVLFAAFGLVTREKRIRSGLQALARLVADGTDAYLLLAGGTTGYYDAEGEARALGVHDRVRIAGYVADEDLAPYVLAADVCLCLRWPTSRELSGTWIRAIAVGKPTVTTALAHTGDVPCLDPRTWRPRPAAFSDPARGPRRGGSPSDASPVSVAIDLLDEDESLRLAMSRLAADASLRRDLGHAAREYWSAHHTMECAVEDYEAAIQRALSRPAPHPRLPAHLVTDGTEQVRQMTGALGVGVDFLRTDRRI
- a CDS encoding NADH-quinone oxidoreductase subunit A, translated to MQGWLSILLLMLLGAAFGAGSIVLSGVLGPRKPSPEKLAPYECGMPPVSDARERHPIKFYLIAMIFLLFDIEVAFLYPWAMALRDLRWPGLVQIVVFFAILVAGYAYVWKKGALNWDKP